A window from Bosea sp. ANAM02 encodes these proteins:
- a CDS encoding formyltransferase family protein produces MRVAVLGRTHWLLDSAEQLAGLGHAIALVATAPAAPEYRVREEDFTALASRHNAPFHNGPDVNDAKFIDALAASGAQVAISVNWPTLIRKSACTTPRFGILNAHAGDLPRYRGNACPNWAILNDERHIGLCVHAMDPDALDAGPIYARERFELAPDTYIGDVYAWMDAAVPGLFARAIENLTRSGFAPEEQSADGMRPLRSYPRRPEDGLIDWHSDAASILRLVRASSHPFAGAFTYLEGQERAVIWRARLAEMDHEIAAVPGQILGRSANGRPLVACQSGVIEIEESETASGRPLPRANRYRLTARRRTE; encoded by the coding sequence ATGCGCGTCGCCGTGCTCGGCCGGACACATTGGTTACTCGACAGTGCCGAACAGCTTGCCGGGCTAGGGCATGCGATTGCGCTTGTGGCAACAGCACCAGCTGCTCCCGAATACCGCGTGCGCGAAGAAGACTTTACCGCTCTAGCGAGTCGTCACAACGCTCCGTTTCACAACGGTCCCGATGTCAATGACGCCAAATTCATCGACGCCCTCGCAGCATCGGGAGCCCAAGTTGCGATTTCGGTGAACTGGCCTACCCTGATCCGCAAGTCAGCCTGCACCACGCCACGCTTTGGAATTCTCAACGCCCATGCTGGTGATCTACCGCGCTATCGTGGCAACGCATGCCCCAATTGGGCTATCCTGAATGATGAACGCCATATCGGCCTCTGCGTGCACGCCATGGATCCCGATGCACTCGATGCTGGGCCGATCTATGCGCGGGAACGGTTCGAACTCGCGCCCGACACGTATATTGGCGACGTCTACGCGTGGATGGATGCCGCGGTTCCTGGCCTCTTTGCTCGCGCCATCGAGAATCTGACACGCTCCGGTTTCGCACCCGAGGAACAGTCTGCCGACGGTATGCGACCGCTGCGCTCCTATCCGCGTCGGCCGGAAGACGGGTTAATCGACTGGCATAGTGACGCAGCGAGTATCCTACGCCTTGTCCGGGCTTCTTCTCACCCTTTCGCAGGAGCTTTTACCTACCTTGAAGGTCAGGAACGGGCTGTAATTTGGCGCGCACGTCTCGCGGAAATGGATCATGAGATAGCTGCCGTTCCAGGCCAGATTCTCGGCCGTAGCGCTAATGGTCGACCGCTTGTCGCCTGTCAAAGCGGTGTTATCGAGATCGAGGAAAGCGAAACCGCCTCCGGTCGCCCGCTACCAAGAGCCAACCGTTATCGGCTAACAGCGCGAAGGCGTACAGAATGA
- a CDS encoding WbqC family protein, translating into MTVLVAIHQPNFFPWLGYFDKIRRADTFIFLDAVDYPRSGSGGMGSWTNRVRLNIQGQARWITCPLKRVDLGTPIGKVLIDDGQPWRPKLLRTLEANYRKAPRYAAAMALIEPLLGTPENNLAAFNISAIETIAVALKLKTRFVLQSSLESAGKATELLASLVNAAGGDAYLAGGGASGYQEDEVFSAHGLELVYQGFVPRPYGDADRFIPGLSVIDYLMFDGRPL; encoded by the coding sequence ATGACCGTCCTCGTCGCCATCCATCAGCCAAATTTCTTTCCCTGGCTTGGCTACTTCGACAAGATCCGGCGAGCCGACACCTTCATCTTCCTCGATGCCGTCGATTACCCCCGATCGGGATCAGGCGGCATGGGTTCTTGGACGAATCGGGTGCGACTGAACATTCAGGGCCAAGCCCGCTGGATCACCTGCCCGCTTAAGCGGGTTGATCTCGGCACGCCAATCGGCAAGGTCCTAATCGATGACGGCCAACCTTGGCGCCCGAAGCTGCTGCGCACGCTTGAAGCGAACTATCGCAAAGCACCCCGTTATGCCGCTGCGATGGCACTCATCGAGCCCCTGCTTGGGACACCAGAGAACAATCTTGCAGCGTTCAATATCTCGGCAATCGAGACCATAGCCGTCGCACTCAAGCTCAAAACACGCTTCGTTCTTCAGTCGAGCCTCGAGAGCGCAGGCAAAGCCACCGAACTTCTGGCCTCTCTGGTCAATGCGGCCGGAGGAGATGCTTATCTCGCTGGCGGCGGCGCCAGCGGATATCAAGAAGACGAGGTTTTCTCCGCCCATGGGCTGGAACTTGTCTATCAGGGCTTCGTGCCACGCCCCTATGGCGATGCTGACCGTTTCATCCCAGGCTTATCGGTGATCGACTACCTTATGTTCGACGGAAGGCCGCTATGA
- a CDS encoding formyltransferase family protein translates to MNKRLILLTPMAPAEVDQLGGSFGSDVDIAIINDLEQLYAMPVDRDTTLLSFGSGVIVPGDVLARFSKPAYNVHAASPAFPGRDPHHHAIYRGVTEYGATLHVMTERVDDGPIIGVEIFPVAPGTSPTQLLAQANEAGFRLLQRFGARLLEPVSPPPLADTTWGSLKTKRSDLHQFCRLSPLIGQDELLRRFEAFDGASHDNLTVELHGQLFRIDKSHRQLGSNEEFNEFTEAGFRKLLQDVKARGYRFARYGETGQDRHAIWRHDVDFSMHRAARLAQIEAEEGAVSTYFVNPRCTFYNLFEPEIMRLLNTIRSYGHEIGLHFDAGAYDVTEWTAAALDKALARERALLELALDAPVRCVSWHNPDMSNLLAFDAEEIGGLINAYGASLKRDYTYCSDSNGYWRFQPMAEVIAAGHPRLHLLTHPAWWAPEPMPPSERIDRAIMGRARAVRRDYDALLARGGRRNITK, encoded by the coding sequence ATGAATAAGCGTCTCATTTTACTGACCCCGATGGCACCCGCCGAAGTTGATCAGCTTGGCGGGAGCTTCGGTAGCGATGTTGACATCGCCATCATCAACGACCTTGAACAACTGTACGCCATGCCTGTTGATCGAGATACGACGCTGCTAAGCTTCGGCTCCGGCGTAATCGTTCCTGGCGACGTCTTGGCCAGATTTTCCAAACCGGCATATAACGTGCACGCTGCCTCGCCAGCCTTCCCAGGCCGCGACCCGCATCATCACGCCATCTATCGGGGTGTTACCGAATACGGAGCAACCCTGCACGTGATGACAGAACGCGTGGACGACGGCCCGATCATCGGGGTCGAGATCTTCCCCGTTGCGCCGGGGACATCTCCGACGCAGCTTCTAGCTCAGGCGAACGAAGCCGGCTTCCGGCTCCTTCAACGTTTCGGGGCGAGGCTCCTTGAGCCTGTTTCTCCCCCACCGCTCGCCGATACCACTTGGGGCAGCCTGAAAACCAAAAGGAGCGATCTTCACCAATTTTGCAGGCTATCTCCTCTCATCGGGCAAGATGAACTCCTTCGTCGCTTCGAAGCCTTCGATGGTGCATCTCACGACAATCTGACTGTCGAGCTTCACGGTCAATTGTTCCGAATCGACAAGTCGCATCGTCAGCTTGGCTCCAATGAAGAATTCAACGAATTCACCGAAGCCGGATTTCGAAAGCTGCTGCAGGACGTGAAGGCGCGCGGCTATCGCTTCGCGCGCTATGGCGAGACTGGTCAGGACAGGCATGCCATCTGGCGGCATGATGTGGACTTTTCGATGCATCGCGCCGCCCGCCTCGCCCAGATCGAGGCTGAGGAAGGAGCGGTCTCTACCTATTTCGTCAATCCGCGCTGCACTTTCTACAATTTGTTCGAGCCGGAGATCATGCGTCTCCTAAACACGATCCGCTCCTACGGACACGAAATCGGGCTGCATTTCGACGCTGGCGCCTACGACGTCACGGAATGGACGGCTGCAGCCCTAGACAAAGCGCTGGCGCGCGAACGCGCACTCCTCGAGTTGGCCTTAGATGCCCCTGTCAGGTGCGTTAGTTGGCACAATCCCGATATGTCGAACCTGCTTGCGTTCGACGCTGAAGAGATCGGGGGCCTCATTAACGCCTATGGCGCATCGCTCAAACGCGACTACACCTATTGCTCCGATTCCAATGGATATTGGCGTTTCCAGCCGATGGCTGAAGTGATCGCCGCCGGCCATCCCCGACTCCATCTCCTGACCCACCCAGCGTGGTGGGCTCCGGAGCCCATGCCCCCTTCTGAGCGCATCGATCGCGCCATCATGGGACGGGCGCGGGCTGTGCGTCGCGATTACGACGCCCTGCTCGCTCGCGGCGGGCGCCGTAACATTACGAAATAA
- a CDS encoding NAD-dependent epimerase/dehydratase family protein, which translates to MTESFAGKNVLVVGGAGFVGSNLVKQILREKPRKLTIVDNFLSADPVNVPDDPAVKLVSGPITSDRILAELDDDLDYAYHLACFHGNQSSIHDPLMDHENNTLTTLKLFERLKDIGSLKKVVYSAAGCAVAAKTFDGASATTEDAPVSLFHDSPYSISKLIGEMYGNYYFTRHGLPFVKARFQNVYGPGEILGAGRWRGTPATVWRNVTPTFIWKSLHGEALPVENGGIATRDFIFVEDMARGLMACGLKGEPGEIYNLGSGAEVSIRELAERINAATGNATPIALTPARDWDRSGQRFAATDKAREKLGFVAQVPHEEGIRRTVEWTKANKPTIMRCMMSHRHFVPDVRKYGA; encoded by the coding sequence ATGACCGAAAGCTTCGCTGGCAAGAACGTGCTGGTGGTCGGCGGCGCCGGCTTCGTCGGCTCCAACCTCGTCAAGCAGATCCTACGCGAGAAGCCGCGCAAGCTGACGATCGTCGACAACTTCCTCTCGGCCGATCCGGTGAATGTCCCGGATGATCCGGCGGTGAAGCTGGTTTCGGGGCCGATCACCAGTGATCGCATCCTGGCCGAGCTCGACGATGATCTCGACTACGCCTACCATCTTGCCTGCTTCCACGGGAACCAGTCGTCGATCCACGACCCTCTGATGGATCATGAGAACAACACGCTGACCACGCTGAAGCTGTTCGAGCGCCTGAAGGACATCGGGTCGCTGAAGAAGGTGGTCTATTCGGCCGCCGGCTGCGCGGTTGCGGCCAAGACCTTCGACGGCGCCAGCGCGACCACCGAGGATGCGCCGGTCTCGCTCTTCCACGACAGCCCGTACTCGATCTCGAAGCTGATCGGCGAGATGTACGGGAACTACTATTTCACCCGGCACGGACTGCCTTTCGTTAAGGCGCGCTTCCAGAACGTCTACGGGCCGGGCGAGATCCTGGGCGCCGGCCGCTGGCGCGGCACTCCGGCGACCGTCTGGCGCAACGTGACACCGACCTTCATCTGGAAATCGCTGCATGGCGAGGCGCTGCCGGTCGAAAACGGCGGCATCGCCACCCGCGACTTTATCTTCGTCGAGGACATGGCGCGCGGCCTGATGGCCTGCGGCCTCAAGGGCGAGCCGGGCGAGATCTACAACCTCGGCTCCGGCGCCGAGGTCTCGATCCGCGAGCTGGCCGAGCGCATCAACGCGGCGACGGGCAACGCGACGCCGATCGCGCTGACCCCGGCCCGCGACTGGGACCGCTCGGGCCAGCGCTTCGCCGCCACCGACAAGGCCCGCGAGAAGCTCGGCTTCGTGGCGCAGGTGCCGCATGAGGAGGGCATCCGCCGCACGGTCGAATGGACGAAGGCGAACAAGCCGACAATCATGCGCTGCATGATGAGTCACAGGCATTTCGTGCCGGATGTGCGGAAATACGGCGCCTGA
- a CDS encoding NAD-dependent epimerase/dehydratase family protein: MRILITGGAGCLGSNLTERYLEGGHEVLVLDNFATGQRGSLPEAHPAMRVVEGRVEDRALLDRLFADFKPSHVVHSAAAYKDPDDWLEDTRTNVEGTIQVVEAAKAAGVQRFVNFHTALGYGRPEIVPIPADAPARPFTSYGISKQAGENYLAMSGLPFVSLRLANVTGPRLAIGPIPTFYTRLKAGKGCFCSKTVRDFVDMDDFFSAMDVVMADGAPTGVFNVSTGTGHTIKEIFDIVVDHLGITLSEPVPEVEPGADDVPAVVLDPSKTIETFGWKPRYSFEQTIRRMLAWYDQHGVTAIYSHLKAPSAKA, translated from the coding sequence ATGCGTATCCTGATCACCGGCGGGGCGGGCTGCCTCGGCTCGAACCTGACCGAGCGCTATCTCGAGGGTGGGCACGAGGTTCTCGTGCTCGACAACTTCGCCACCGGCCAACGTGGCTCCCTGCCGGAAGCCCACCCGGCGATGCGCGTGGTCGAAGGCCGGGTCGAGGATCGTGCGTTGCTCGACCGCCTCTTCGCCGATTTCAAGCCGAGCCATGTCGTCCATTCGGCCGCGGCCTACAAGGATCCGGATGACTGGCTCGAGGATACGCGCACCAATGTCGAGGGTACGATTCAGGTCGTCGAGGCGGCGAAGGCGGCCGGCGTCCAGCGCTTCGTGAACTTCCACACGGCGCTCGGCTATGGCCGGCCGGAAATCGTCCCGATCCCGGCGGATGCTCCGGCGCGCCCCTTCACCAGCTACGGCATCTCGAAGCAGGCCGGCGAGAATTACCTTGCCATGTCGGGCCTGCCCTTCGTCTCGCTCCGGCTCGCCAACGTCACCGGCCCGCGCCTGGCCATCGGCCCGATCCCGACCTTCTACACCCGCCTGAAGGCCGGCAAGGGCTGCTTCTGCTCCAAGACCGTGCGCGACTTCGTCGACATGGACGACTTCTTCTCGGCCATGGACGTGGTGATGGCGGACGGCGCGCCCACCGGCGTGTTCAACGTCTCGACCGGCACCGGCCATACGATCAAGGAGATATTCGACATCGTCGTCGACCATCTCGGCATCACGCTCTCGGAGCCTGTGCCGGAGGTGGAGCCCGGTGCCGACGACGTGCCAGCCGTCGTGCTCGACCCTTCGAAGACGATCGAGACCTTCGGCTGGAAGCCGCGATACTCCTTCGAGCAGACGATCCGGCGGATGCTGGCCTGGTACGACCAGCACGGCGTCACCGCGATCTACAGCCACCTCAAGGCGCCCTCCGCGAAGGCCTGA
- a CDS encoding NAD-dependent epimerase/dehydratase family protein, whose product MKVFITGGSGQVGSTAADMFLARGDTVMSLENFSTGRRDNLLDQERLTQVEGSITDWKLVDQLFSDFKPDVVVHTAASYKDPEDWETDAFVNAVGGANIAKGCKLHKVGRLIYFQTALCYGTKPLQQPIQLDHPINPVNSSYAISKTAGEHYVQFSGVDWVTFRLANVIGPRNVSGPLPIFYGRLAEGKKCFVTPARRDFCYAGDLARVVVQAADGKGNGTYHFSSGKDVAIKELYDAVVKAMKLNDYPEPEVKPLGPDDAPSILLDPSRTFADFGDIEFTPLDEIARLSVERWEKEGVVGGYTHLKEARADINTAAKG is encoded by the coding sequence ATGAAGGTCTTCATTACGGGTGGCTCCGGCCAGGTCGGCTCGACGGCGGCGGACATGTTCCTGGCGCGCGGGGACACCGTGATGTCGCTCGAGAACTTCTCGACCGGCCGTCGCGACAATCTGCTCGACCAGGAGCGCCTGACCCAGGTCGAGGGCTCGATCACCGACTGGAAGCTGGTCGACCAGCTCTTCTCGGACTTCAAGCCGGATGTCGTCGTCCACACCGCCGCGTCCTACAAGGATCCGGAGGACTGGGAGACCGATGCCTTCGTCAACGCCGTTGGCGGCGCCAACATCGCCAAGGGCTGCAAGCTCCACAAGGTCGGCCGTCTCATCTATTTCCAGACGGCACTGTGCTACGGCACCAAGCCGCTGCAGCAGCCGATCCAGCTCGACCACCCGATCAATCCGGTGAACTCGAGCTACGCGATCTCCAAGACCGCCGGCGAGCACTATGTGCAGTTCTCGGGCGTCGATTGGGTGACCTTCCGCCTCGCCAACGTCATCGGCCCGCGCAACGTCTCCGGCCCGCTGCCGATCTTCTATGGCCGCCTGGCCGAGGGGAAGAAGTGCTTCGTTACCCCGGCGCGGCGCGACTTCTGCTATGCGGGCGACCTGGCCCGCGTCGTCGTCCAGGCCGCCGACGGCAAGGGCAACGGTACCTATCACTTCTCGTCCGGCAAGGACGTGGCGATCAAGGAGCTCTACGACGCGGTCGTGAAGGCGATGAAGCTCAACGACTATCCGGAGCCGGAGGTCAAGCCGCTCGGGCCCGACGATGCGCCCTCGATCCTGCTCGATCCCTCCCGCACCTTCGCTGATTTCGGCGATATCGAATTCACGCCGCTCGACGAGATCGCGCGGCTCTCGGTCGAGCGCTGGGAGAAGGAAGGCGTGGTCGGTGGCTATACGCATCTCAAGGAAGCCCGCGCCGACATCAACACGGCGGCCAAGGGCTGA
- the asnB gene encoding asparagine synthase (glutamine-hydrolyzing), with the protein MCGIAGAVSLTRQPIAKLANALAVMNQLIAHRGPDGQGVWVAPGNVCGLAHRRLAIIDLSPTGRQPMIGNDGTVITFNGEIYNYVELMAELQDGWSFRSSSDTETVLAAYAKWGIDCLQHLRGMFAFSLWDGERFFAARDRFGIKPFYYAVVDGTLYFASEMKALLSLLPEIATDPDALAEYMTFQYTIGEKTLFKHIHTLLPGHALTVENGEVRVFRYWDVHYDIDFDHTPRWFGDEMRARLSDSIKVHLRSDVPVGAYISGGIDSSLIGILAGREEASGRIGFHGKFTEFPGYDESSFAEAACRDGGIDLHQIEITAGDFRNNIEKVLYHLDTPVGGPGSFPQYMVSELAARHVKVVLGGQGGDEIFGGYARYLIAYLEQALKASIDGTQRNGNFVVTPESIIPHLTVLQEYKPLIRQLFSKGLFGPLDERYFRLIDRSADMENEVDWSALDRSGVFARFQAIFNSERNVKKEAYFDSMTHFDFKCLLPALLQVEDRMSMAHGLESRVPLLDHSVVEFAATIPADIKFKGGQMKHFIKSTFSGDLPQELAQRRDKMGFPVPLKEWFSGELKDMVADIFATQKTRHREFFNSDAILANFDKAERFSRKTWGLLSLELWQQIFHDRAADYRRMLDEVEPAQVAAQ; encoded by the coding sequence ATGTGTGGAATCGCCGGTGCGGTCTCGCTGACGCGTCAGCCTATCGCGAAGCTCGCAAATGCGCTCGCGGTGATGAACCAGCTGATCGCGCATCGCGGCCCGGATGGGCAAGGCGTCTGGGTTGCGCCGGGTAATGTCTGCGGTCTCGCCCATCGGCGCCTCGCGATCATTGACCTGTCGCCGACTGGCCGCCAGCCCATGATCGGCAATGATGGTACGGTCATCACCTTCAACGGCGAGATTTACAATTACGTTGAGCTGATGGCCGAGCTGCAGGACGGCTGGAGCTTCCGCTCCTCCTCCGACACCGAGACCGTGCTGGCCGCCTATGCGAAATGGGGCATCGACTGCCTGCAGCATTTGCGTGGCATGTTCGCCTTCAGCCTGTGGGACGGCGAGCGCTTCTTCGCCGCGCGCGACCGTTTCGGCATCAAGCCCTTCTACTACGCCGTGGTCGACGGGACCTTGTATTTCGCCTCCGAGATGAAGGCGCTGCTGTCGCTGCTGCCCGAGATCGCGACCGACCCGGACGCGCTCGCCGAGTACATGACCTTCCAGTACACGATCGGCGAGAAAACCCTCTTCAAGCACATCCACACGCTGCTGCCCGGCCACGCGCTGACTGTGGAGAACGGCGAGGTCAGGGTCTTCCGCTACTGGGATGTCCATTACGACATCGACTTTGACCATACGCCGCGCTGGTTCGGTGACGAAATGCGCGCGCGCCTGTCAGATTCCATCAAGGTGCATCTGCGCTCGGACGTGCCGGTCGGCGCCTACATCTCCGGCGGCATCGACTCCAGCCTGATCGGCATTCTCGCCGGCCGCGAGGAGGCCTCCGGCCGTATCGGCTTCCACGGCAAGTTCACCGAGTTCCCCGGCTATGACGAGAGCTCTTTCGCCGAGGCCGCCTGCCGGGACGGCGGCATCGACCTGCACCAGATCGAGATCACCGCGGGCGACTTTCGCAACAACATCGAGAAGGTGCTCTATCACCTCGATACGCCGGTCGGCGGTCCCGGCTCCTTCCCGCAATACATGGTCTCCGAACTGGCGGCCCGGCACGTCAAAGTCGTACTGGGTGGCCAGGGCGGCGACGAGATCTTCGGCGGCTACGCCCGCTACCTGATCGCCTATCTGGAGCAGGCGCTGAAGGCGTCGATCGACGGCACGCAGCGCAACGGCAACTTCGTCGTCACGCCGGAATCGATCATCCCGCACCTGACCGTGCTGCAGGAATACAAGCCGCTGATCCGGCAGCTCTTCTCCAAGGGCCTGTTCGGCCCGCTGGACGAGCGCTATTTCCGCCTGATCGACCGTTCAGCCGACATGGAGAACGAGGTCGACTGGTCGGCGCTCGACCGTTCCGGTGTCTTCGCGCGCTTCCAGGCCATCTTCAATTCCGAGCGGAACGTGAAGAAGGAAGCCTATTTCGACTCGATGACGCATTTCGACTTCAAGTGCCTGCTGCCGGCGCTGCTGCAGGTCGAGGACCGGATGTCGATGGCGCATGGGCTGGAATCGCGCGTGCCGCTGCTCGACCATTCGGTGGTCGAATTCGCCGCGACGATTCCGGCCGACATCAAGTTCAAGGGCGGCCAGATGAAGCATTTCATCAAGTCGACCTTCTCGGGAGACCTGCCGCAGGAGCTGGCGCAGCGCCGCGACAAGATGGGCTTCCCAGTGCCGCTCAAGGAATGGTTCTCAGGCGAGCTGAAGGACATGGTCGCGGACATCTTCGCGACCCAGAAGACCCGCCATCGCGAGTTCTTCAATTCGGACGCCATCCTCGCCAATTTCGACAAGGCCGAGCGCTTCTCGCGCAAGACCTGGGGGCTGCTCAGCCTCGAGCTCTGGCAGCAGATCTTCCACGACCGCGCCGCGGACTATCGGCGGATGCTCGACGAGGTCGAGCCCGCCCAGGTCGCGGCCCAGTAA
- the asnB gene encoding asparagine synthase (glutamine-hydrolyzing), which translates to MCGIFGSIGFEPDPQRIDIVAHRGPDGRGWETYASSKGPVALGHRRLAIIDVSDAGLQPMGDASGRYRLVFNGEIYNYIELREEMRAKGEVFVSESDSEVLLRAYILWGEDALPRLRGMFAFLIWDDRDKKLFAARDRYGIKPLYMVTAPRGAAFGSEIKQLLGLPGVSGRMNVARVHDFLASGISDHTSETMFEGVFQLRGGECITIDASRDAAVEARPRRWYPATAGEISISEDEAAARFRDLLTESVRLHLRSDVPVGSCLSGGLDSSSIVCLMSGMMGSDAGGAKVNTVSACYAEKSVDEKPFMEAVVAHAHTEPHYIFPKAEDVFQRASDITWHQDEPFGSTSIFAQWCVFEEARRVGVKVMLDGQGADEQLAGYHGGFSYYMADLTRRRRFGQLVTTILERNRYHGTPIADQVKHHLVPLLPRRLGGLLRRQHRALTQHDWLGTDLLRQKGNPRTALELASDELGLPPVADLRTLCLTLTYGSNLAMLLHWEDRNSMAHSIEARVPFLDHPLVEFDLALGNDHKIVGGDTKRVLRRGMAHVLPESVRERRDKLGFATPEQIWFRGPLRGQVEDGIEKTLARYPGLMNADGVRALAKDMLDGNRPLDFTLWRIVNLGMWGERVGVSL; encoded by the coding sequence ATTTTTGGGTCGATCGGCTTCGAGCCAGACCCCCAACGGATCGACATCGTAGCGCACCGAGGACCAGACGGTCGCGGCTGGGAAACCTATGCCAGTTCCAAAGGTCCTGTTGCCCTCGGTCACCGACGCCTCGCCATTATCGACGTTTCGGATGCCGGCCTGCAGCCGATGGGTGATGCGTCGGGCCGATATCGGCTCGTCTTCAACGGGGAGATCTACAATTACATCGAGCTGCGCGAGGAGATGCGGGCGAAGGGGGAGGTCTTTGTCTCCGAGTCTGATTCCGAGGTGTTGCTGCGCGCCTACATCCTCTGGGGTGAGGATGCGCTGCCTCGGCTGCGCGGTATGTTCGCCTTCCTAATTTGGGACGATCGTGACAAGAAGCTTTTCGCCGCCCGCGACCGCTACGGTATCAAGCCACTATACATGGTGACGGCGCCTCGCGGCGCCGCCTTCGGCTCCGAGATCAAGCAGCTCCTGGGTCTTCCGGGCGTGTCGGGCCGCATGAACGTCGCTCGAGTCCATGACTTCCTCGCCTCCGGCATCTCTGATCATACCTCGGAGACGATGTTCGAAGGCGTGTTTCAGCTTCGCGGCGGCGAATGCATCACGATCGATGCGAGCCGCGACGCTGCCGTCGAAGCGCGGCCGCGTCGCTGGTATCCGGCAACCGCTGGCGAGATTTCCATATCCGAGGATGAGGCGGCGGCTCGCTTCCGCGACCTCCTGACCGAATCCGTGCGGCTGCATCTGCGCTCGGACGTTCCGGTCGGCTCCTGCCTGTCGGGTGGGCTCGATTCTTCCTCCATTGTCTGCCTGATGTCCGGCATGATGGGCTCGGACGCGGGTGGTGCGAAGGTCAATACCGTCTCGGCCTGCTACGCCGAGAAGAGCGTCGACGAGAAACCGTTCATGGAGGCGGTCGTTGCCCACGCCCATACCGAGCCGCACTATATCTTCCCGAAGGCCGAGGACGTCTTCCAGCGCGCCTCGGACATCACCTGGCATCAGGACGAACCCTTCGGCTCTACCTCGATCTTCGCGCAATGGTGCGTGTTCGAGGAGGCGAGGCGCGTCGGGGTCAAGGTGATGCTGGACGGGCAGGGGGCGGACGAGCAGCTCGCCGGCTACCATGGCGGCTTTTCCTACTACATGGCGGATCTGACTCGGCGACGGCGGTTCGGGCAGTTGGTGACAACGATCCTCGAGCGAAACCGCTACCACGGCACGCCGATCGCGGATCAGGTCAAGCATCATCTCGTGCCGCTGCTTCCGCGCAGGCTCGGCGGGCTGCTGCGGCGCCAGCATCGCGCTCTCACGCAGCACGACTGGCTGGGGACGGATTTGTTGCGCCAGAAGGGCAACCCGCGGACGGCGCTCGAGCTGGCCAGCGACGAGCTCGGCCTGCCGCCAGTGGCCGATCTGCGGACCCTGTGCCTGACGCTGACCTATGGTTCGAACCTCGCCATGCTGCTGCATTGGGAGGACCGTAACTCGATGGCCCATTCCATCGAGGCGCGCGTCCCTTTCCTCGATCATCCGCTGGTCGAGTTCGACCTCGCGCTTGGCAACGACCACAAGATCGTCGGCGGCGACACCAAGCGTGTCCTGCGACGCGGCATGGCCCATGTCCTGCCGGAAAGCGTGCGCGAGCGGCGCGACAAGCTCGGCTTCGCTACGCCGGAGCAGATCTGGTTCCGCGGGCCGCTGCGCGGGCAGGTCGAGGATGGCATCGAGAAGACGCTCGCGCGCTATCCGGGGCTGATGAATGCCGATGGAGTGCGTGCCCTCGCCAAGGATATGCTGGACGGCAACAGGCCCCTCGACTTCACGCTGTGGCGGATCGTCAATCTCGGGATGTGGGGCGAGCGCGTCGGCGTGTCTCTGTAA